From the Streptomyces sp. KMM 9044 genome, one window contains:
- a CDS encoding citrate synthase 2, giving the protein MSDFVPGLEGVVAFETEIAEPDKEGGALRYRGVDIENLVGHVSFGNVWGLLVDGAFNPGLPPAEPFPIPVHSGDVRVDVQSALAMLAPVWGLKPLLDIDAEQARDDLARAAVMALSYVAQSARGQGLPMVPQSEIDRARSVVERFMIRWRGEPDPRHVAAVDAYWTSAAEHGMNASTFTARVIASTGADVAAALSGAVGAMSGPLHGGAPSRVLGMIEEIERTGDAEAYVKGALDRGERLMGFGHRVYRAEDPRARVLRRTARDLGAPRFEVAEALEKAALAELHARRPDRVLATNVEFWAAIVLDFAEVPAHMFTSMFTCARTAGWSAHILEQKRTGRLVRPSAHYTGPGSRDPHEIEGYADMAGRA; this is encoded by the coding sequence ATGTCCGACTTCGTACCCGGGCTCGAAGGAGTCGTCGCGTTCGAAACGGAGATCGCCGAACCGGACAAGGAGGGCGGTGCACTCCGGTACCGGGGCGTCGACATCGAGAACCTGGTCGGGCACGTCTCCTTCGGGAACGTCTGGGGCCTTCTCGTCGACGGCGCCTTCAACCCCGGTCTGCCGCCCGCCGAGCCCTTCCCGATCCCCGTCCACTCCGGTGACGTCCGTGTCGACGTCCAGTCCGCGCTCGCCATGCTGGCACCGGTCTGGGGCCTGAAACCGCTCCTCGACATCGATGCCGAGCAGGCCCGCGACGACCTCGCGCGGGCCGCCGTCATGGCCCTCTCCTACGTCGCCCAGTCCGCGCGCGGCCAGGGCCTGCCCATGGTCCCGCAGAGCGAGATAGACAGGGCGCGGTCCGTCGTCGAACGCTTCATGATCCGCTGGCGCGGTGAACCCGACCCCAGGCACGTCGCCGCCGTCGACGCGTACTGGACCTCCGCCGCCGAGCACGGCATGAACGCCTCCACCTTCACGGCCCGCGTCATCGCCTCCACCGGCGCGGACGTGGCCGCGGCCCTCTCGGGTGCCGTCGGTGCCATGTCGGGTCCCCTGCACGGCGGCGCGCCCTCGCGCGTCCTCGGCATGATCGAGGAGATCGAACGCACCGGGGACGCCGAGGCGTATGTGAAGGGTGCGCTCGACCGGGGCGAACGCCTCATGGGCTTCGGCCACCGCGTCTACCGCGCCGAGGACCCCCGCGCCCGTGTGCTGCGCCGCACCGCCCGCGATCTCGGTGCCCCGCGCTTCGAGGTCGCCGAGGCGCTGGAGAAGGCCGCCCTGGCCGAGCTCCACGCACGCCGTCCCGACCGCGTCCTGGCCACCAACGTCGAGTTCTGGGCCGCCATCGTCCTGGACTTCGCCGAGGTGCCGGCCCACATGTTCACCTCGATGTTCACCTGTGCCCGTACCGCGGGCTGGTCGGCCCACATCCTCGAGCAGAAGCGCACCGGCCGCCTGGTCCGCCCCTCCGCCCACTACACAGGCCCCGGCAGCCGCGACCCGCACGAGATCGAGGGGTACGCGGACATGGCCGGCCGGGCCTGA
- the pdxH gene encoding pyridoxamine 5'-phosphate oxidase — protein sequence MRQDDHVTARDSVPFDPASMRKQYRAEGLSETDLAATPVEQFARWFRQAATDGGLFEPNAMVVSTADTQGRPSSRTVLLKHFDERGFVFYTNYDSRKGRELTANPHVSLLFPWHPMARQVIVTGVARRTGRDETAAYFRTRPRGSQLGAWASGQSSVLAGRTGLDATYAELAARYPEGEQVPVPPHWGGFRVAPRAVEFWQGRENRLHDRLRYTARPDAGWTVERLSP from the coding sequence ATGCGGCAGGATGACCATGTGACCGCCCGAGACTCCGTTCCCTTCGATCCCGCCTCGATGCGCAAGCAGTACCGGGCCGAGGGGCTTTCCGAGACCGACCTGGCCGCCACCCCCGTCGAGCAGTTCGCGCGCTGGTTCAGGCAGGCGGCGACGGACGGCGGCCTGTTCGAGCCGAACGCGATGGTCGTGTCCACGGCGGATACGCAGGGCCGGCCCAGCTCCCGCACGGTGCTGCTGAAGCACTTCGACGAGCGGGGGTTCGTGTTCTACACGAACTACGACTCCCGCAAGGGGCGCGAACTGACCGCCAACCCGCACGTCTCGCTGCTGTTCCCATGGCATCCGATGGCCCGGCAGGTCATCGTCACCGGCGTCGCGCGGCGCACCGGCCGGGACGAGACGGCCGCCTACTTCCGCACCCGCCCGCGCGGCTCGCAGCTGGGCGCGTGGGCGAGCGGCCAGTCGTCGGTACTGGCCGGCCGTACGGGCCTGGACGCGACGTACGCGGAGTTGGCGGCCCGGTACCCGGAGGGCGAGCAGGTGCCGGTCCCGCCGCACTGGGGCGGCTTCCGGGTGGCCCCGCGGGCGGTCGAGTTCTGGCAGGGCCGCGAGAACCGCCTCCACGACCGCCTGCGCTACACGGCCCGGCCGGACGCCGGCTGGACGGTGGAGCGGCTGAGCCCGTGA
- a CDS encoding enoyl-CoA hydratase family protein: MTLIGRTRARGVETLSLDAPERRNALSAALVTELADALTDAGEDGDVRAVVLTHTGNTFSAGADLRHPPAPQALTGLLRQLVELPKPVVARVTGHVRAGGLGLLGACDVAAASDTATFAFTEVHIGVAPAVVSLPLLPRTDPRALARYYLTGERLDAAEAVRTGLLTASGKDVDEVLAPVLDGLRRAAPEALAETKRLLTARVLETFDRDAADLTALSARLFASATAREGMTAFLERRDPQWAV, encoded by the coding sequence GTGACCCTGATCGGCCGCACGCGCGCGCGGGGCGTCGAGACCCTCAGCCTCGACGCCCCCGAGCGCCGCAACGCCCTGTCCGCCGCCCTCGTCACCGAGCTGGCCGACGCGCTCACCGACGCCGGCGAGGACGGGGACGTCCGCGCGGTCGTGCTCACGCACACCGGGAACACCTTCAGCGCGGGCGCGGACCTGCGCCATCCGCCGGCCCCGCAGGCGCTGACCGGGCTGTTGCGGCAGCTCGTCGAACTCCCGAAACCGGTCGTCGCGCGGGTCACCGGGCACGTCCGCGCGGGCGGCCTCGGCCTGCTCGGCGCCTGCGACGTCGCCGCTGCCTCGGACACGGCCACATTCGCCTTCACCGAGGTCCACATCGGGGTCGCCCCGGCCGTCGTCTCCCTGCCGCTGCTGCCCCGCACCGACCCGCGCGCGCTGGCCCGCTACTACCTCACCGGGGAGCGCCTCGACGCCGCGGAGGCCGTCCGCACCGGCCTGCTCACCGCGTCGGGCAAGGACGTCGACGAGGTCCTCGCCCCGGTCCTCGACGGGCTGCGCCGGGCCGCACCCGAGGCCCTGGCCGAGACGAAGCGGCTGCTCACGGCTAGGGTGCTGGAGACCTTCGACCGGGACGCCGCCGACCTGACCGCGCTCTCGGCCCGTCTCTTCGCCTCCGCCACCGCACGTGAGGGGATGACGGCCTTCCTCGAACGACGGGACCCGCAATGGGCGGTGTGA
- a CDS encoding TetR/AcrR family transcriptional regulator: MGGVSTTDRSDRSDRAERVPKQDRSRVTRQRLLEAAVACLAERGWAGSTVLVVAERAGVSRGAAQHHFPTREDLFTAAVEYVAEERSTALRALFPDGTAAGDRRAVVTALVDLYTGPLFRAALHLWVAASNEEQLRPRVTELESRIGRESHRVAVDLLAADETRPGVRESVQGLLDMARGLGLATLLTDDAARRGRVVRQWATLLDEVLD; encoded by the coding sequence ATGGGCGGTGTGAGCACGACCGACCGCAGCGACCGCAGTGACCGTGCCGAGCGCGTCCCCAAGCAGGACCGCAGCAGGGTCACCCGGCAACGGCTCCTGGAAGCCGCCGTGGCCTGCCTCGCCGAACGCGGCTGGGCGGGCTCCACGGTCCTCGTCGTCGCCGAACGCGCGGGCGTCTCACGGGGAGCGGCCCAGCACCACTTCCCGACCCGCGAGGACCTCTTCACGGCCGCCGTCGAATACGTCGCCGAGGAACGTTCCACCGCCCTGCGCGCCCTCTTCCCCGACGGCACGGCCGCCGGCGACCGCCGCGCGGTGGTCACCGCGCTGGTCGACCTCTACACCGGGCCCCTGTTCCGCGCCGCCCTCCACCTGTGGGTCGCCGCCTCCAACGAGGAGCAGCTGCGGCCCCGTGTGACCGAGCTCGAGTCCCGCATCGGACGCGAGAGCCACCGCGTCGCCGTGGACCTCCTCGCCGCCGACGAGACCCGCCCCGGCGTCCGCGAGAGTGTCCAGGGACTCCTCGACATGGCCCGCGGCCTGGGTCTCGCCACCCTCCTCACCGACGACGCGGCCCGGCGCGGGCGGGTGGTGCGACAGTGGGCGACACTGCTGGACGAGGTGCTGGACTGA
- a CDS encoding 4-coumarate--CoA ligase family protein has product MFRSEYADVTPVELPIHEAVFARAAEFGSTPALIDGTDGTTLTYEQADRFHRRVAAALAEAGVRKGDVLALHSPNTVVFPLAFYAATRAGASVTTIHPLATAEEFGRQLADSGARWIVTVSPLLHTARRAAELAGGVEEILVCDSAPGHRSLIDMLASTAPEPQVAIDPAEDVATLPYSSGTTGTPKGVMLTHRQIATNLAQLEPLITAGPGDRVLAVLPFFHIYGLTALMNAPLRQGATVVVLPRFDLETFLAAIQNHRITALYVAPPIVLALAKHPLVAEYDLSSLKHVISAAAPLDASLAAACSQRLGLPPVGQAYGMTELSPATHVVPLDAMADAPPGTVGKLVAGTEMRIVALDDPARDLGPGESGEILIRGPQVMKGYLGRPDATAAMIDEDGWLHTGDVGYVDGGGGWLFVVDRVKELIKYKGFQVAPAELEALLLTHPGIADAAVVGVYDDDGNEVPHAHVVRGPSAPGLSRSEVMMYVAEHVAPYKRVRHVTFIDAVPRAASGKILRRELRAQSKEPS; this is encoded by the coding sequence AGCTGTGTTCGCGCGCGCCGCCGAGTTCGGGAGCACCCCGGCACTCATCGACGGCACCGACGGCACCACCCTCACGTACGAGCAGGCGGACCGGTTCCACCGACGTGTGGCCGCCGCCCTCGCGGAGGCGGGCGTGCGCAAGGGTGACGTGCTCGCCCTGCACAGTCCCAACACGGTCGTCTTCCCCCTCGCCTTCTACGCGGCCACCCGCGCGGGTGCCTCGGTCACCACCATCCATCCGCTCGCCACCGCCGAGGAGTTCGGCAGGCAACTGGCGGACTCCGGGGCCCGCTGGATCGTCACCGTGTCACCGCTGCTCCACACCGCGCGCAGGGCGGCCGAACTCGCGGGCGGCGTCGAGGAGATCCTCGTCTGCGACAGCGCGCCCGGCCACCGGTCCCTGATCGACATGCTGGCCTCCACCGCCCCCGAGCCGCAGGTCGCCATCGACCCCGCCGAGGACGTCGCCACCCTGCCGTACTCCTCCGGCACCACCGGCACCCCCAAGGGCGTGATGCTCACGCACCGCCAGATCGCCACCAACCTCGCCCAGCTCGAACCGCTGATCACCGCCGGCCCCGGCGACCGCGTCCTCGCCGTGCTGCCGTTCTTCCACATCTACGGTCTGACGGCCCTGATGAACGCACCCCTGCGCCAGGGCGCCACCGTCGTCGTCCTGCCGCGCTTCGACCTGGAGACGTTCCTGGCGGCCATCCAGAATCACCGCATCACCGCCCTGTACGTGGCCCCGCCCATCGTCCTGGCCCTCGCCAAGCACCCCCTGGTCGCCGAGTACGACCTCAGCTCCCTGAAGCACGTCATCAGCGCCGCCGCTCCCCTGGACGCGAGCCTCGCCGCCGCCTGCTCGCAGCGGCTCGGCCTGCCGCCCGTCGGCCAGGCGTACGGCATGACGGAACTGTCGCCGGCCACCCACGTCGTCCCCCTGGACGCCATGGCCGACGCTCCACCCGGCACCGTCGGCAAGCTCGTCGCCGGCACCGAGATGCGCATCGTCGCCCTCGACGACCCGGCCAGGGACCTCGGCCCCGGTGAGTCCGGGGAGATCCTCATCCGCGGCCCCCAGGTCATGAAGGGCTACCTCGGCCGCCCCGACGCCACCGCCGCGATGATCGACGAGGACGGCTGGCTGCACACCGGCGACGTCGGGTACGTCGACGGTGGGGGAGGGTGGCTGTTCGTCGTCGACCGGGTCAAGGAACTCATCAAGTACAAGGGCTTCCAGGTCGCCCCTGCCGAACTCGAGGCGCTGCTCCTGACCCACCCCGGCATCGCCGACGCCGCCGTCGTCGGCGTCTACGACGACGACGGCAACGAGGTCCCGCACGCCCACGTCGTCCGCGGGCCGTCCGCCCCCGGGCTCTCTCGGAGCGAGGTCATGATGTACGTCGCCGAACACGTCGCCCCGTACAAGCGGGTCCGCCACGTCACGTTCATCGACGCCGTCCCCCGCGCGGCCTCCGGGAAGATCCTGCGCCGCGAGCTGCGGGCACAGTCCAAGGAGCCCTCGTGA